GTTCGGGATGAGCATCAAAGTCAAGGGCTTGAAAGAGCTGGCGCAGGTAATGCACGAACTGCCGGACAAGCTTGCCAACAACGTTATGCGAAGCGCTATGGCAACTGGCGCACGCGTCGTCAGGGACGAAGCCAAGCGCAATGTCCCAGTTGATCAGGGAGCGTTGAAAAAGAGTTTTGACGTCAGTTCGCGTGTGGACAAGGCCAATGGAATTGTCACTGCAAAGGTCAAGGCAACGAATTTCAAAGCAGTGTGGATTGAGTACGGGACGGCAGCACATTGGATCAGCATTGATCCAGCAGAAAGGCCCACCAAGGTGACGCGACGAGGAATTCGCAAAGTTGGAATGAAGACTCTGAACAACATGGCGAAGGCGGGCTCACTCCGCATTGGAGAGCATTTCATCGGCGCATCGGTTGCGCACCCGGGGGGCAGGGCTCAGCCATACATGCGGCCCGCTCTCGACTCCAAAGCGCAGGAAGCCGTGGCTGCTGTCGGGAACTACATGAAGAAGCGCCTGACGACCAAGCACGGGCTGGATACCTCTGGCATTGATGTGGAGGCTGAAGAAGAATGAGCGCACCCAACGCACCCAAAGTGATCATGGCGCTGCTCAAGGTAGACGCCGCACTCGTGGCACTGTTGCCCGTTGAATGCATGTTCTTTGGCGACATCCCGCAGACGGCGAGCTTTCCCGCTCTGGCCTGCACCAACATCAGCGACGTGGACGAGCACGCTATCAGTGGGAACGTCATGCTGCAGACAGCGCGCGTACAGGTCACTGTCGCTGCCAAGGACTATCCGACCAAGGAGCGTCTGATCGGCGCGGTACGTGGTGCATGCGACAACAAGCGGGGACTGATCGCCGGAATCACCGTGCGCAACGTGCGCAGTGACGGTATCGGCCCGGATCTCGACAACAAGGACGCCGGAATTTTCGGGCGCACGATTGATTTTCTGGTCACCTCACGACCAGCCAACTGATACCCGGCAACGGGTTAACCCAAGGCCCGCAGTCGCGGGCTTTTTCTTTTGCGAAAGGAAATCCACATGAGTGGAGTAGAAACCGTTGCTGGTACGGATATCAGCATTTCGGCCAGCATCCCGGCCACGTTCACGGCGGCGGGCTACACGGCCCTCGTCGACTGGGCGGAGATCGGCGAGATCACGGACGGCGGCTCTCACGGTCGCAAGTACAACGAGGTCACGCACACCCCGATCAAGAGGCGCGGCACGCAGAAGTTCAAGGGCTCTTTCAACGAGGGCAACAAGACGCTGCAGCTCGCCATCGATGACGCCGATCCGGGTCAGGAAATTCTCAAGATCGCGCTGGATTCGGACGAAGATTTTTCGTTCAAGGTGACCTACCAGGGCGGTGCCATCGACTACTTCCAGGCGAAGGTGATGAGCTTCGAGAAGGCCGCGGCCGGCGTGGACAGCATTCTCTCGGCCACCGTCGAGCTGTCGCTCACCACAAGCAAGGCGGGCGTCGGGATCATCGAAGTTCCGGCCCCGTAATCACTCTCCCGGCCATCTGGCCATCTCCCTGTACCGACCCAGTCGCTTCGCTCCTTCAGCGGGGCGGGCGGCTGGGCACGGGCTTTTCTCTCTCCGCTGAAAAGGAAACTTTCAAATGGCTCTCAATATCAAGTCCAAAGCTGTCGCTGCTACCTCGTTCCTGCACCTCAAGGATTCGTCCGATAACCTGATGTGGGATGACGAAGCCAAGACACTGCCCGTTGGCGTGACCATCTACGGCCCCGGCTCCAAGGAATTCCAGCAAGCTCAGGTGAAGGTCAACAACCGCGCCGTGAAGCGTCTGCAAAAACGTGGCAACACGGACCAGACTGCGGACGTCAAGCTCAAGGAGCAGGCCGAGTATTTGGCCGACATCACCGCAGGCTTCCAGAACCTCGATTACGACGGTCTGCAGGGCCGCCAACTCGCCATGGCGATCTACAGCGATCCCTCCATCGGCTTCATCGGTGATCAGGTGGCCGAGCATGTGAAGGACTGGGCAAATTTTTCTCAGGCCTCGGCGACAGCCTGATCCTCTACACGCGGCAAATCGCTTGGTGGTGCGCTCCACAAAAGCGCATTGACAAGGTGGGCAAGACGCAGCGTGAAACGCGTCTGCCCGCTCGCCTGGACGCGGCAGAGCAGAGCGGTGCAGAGGTGTACTACCCCCCGCTCGATGATGAGGCGCGCTACCTGCTGGACTACCTGCAGGCGCTGGACTACGTCGAGTCTGGCCTGTCCGGCCCGATCAAGCTGAGCTTCGGTGAGATCGAATCTTGGACTCGCCTGATGAGTGTGCACCTGCAGGCCTGGGAGGTTACCTTCCTGCGCTCCATGTCCACAGCATTTGCGCGTGAGCTGCATGCTGCCGAGAACCCCAGCCATCCGGCGCCATGGGCCCCGGTAGTGGAACAAATCGACCGCAAGCGCGTGGCGCGGCGCATCAAAGATGTGCTGCGTTCGTAGCGCAATTTTTTCCGCCTTCGGGCGGACTCATTCATGGGCTCGCTTCGACGGGCCTTTTGCATTTTTGGACACACCATGATCGCAGGCTCGCTCGAAATTCAGATGCTCGCCAATCTGGCCGAGCTCAAGAAGCAGATGGATCAGGGCGTTGGCATCGTCAAGGGTGCCAGCGAGCAGATGCAGAAAGCGGCTGAGCTGGCTGGCAAAGCTCTCGGTTTGATTGGTGCAAGCCTATCGGTTGCGGCATTCACGGGCTTCATCAAAAAGGCGATTGATGCTGCCGATGCGCTTGATGAAATGTCGGGACGCGTTGGCGTCTCAACGAAAGAGCTTTCTCAATTGCAGCTTGCCTACAAGCAGGCAGGCATTGGAAATGACGGGATGGCGTCCAGCCTTGCCAAGCTCTCTAAAGAGATGAGTGATGGCAATGTGGGTCTGCGCGCACTTGGTGTCAACGCCAAAAACGCTGATGGCAGCTTACGCAGCACTACTTCAGTGCTGCTGGAAGTTGCCGACAAATTCACAACGCTTGAAGATGGCGCGAGCAAAACAGCGCTTGCCATGGAAATCTTTGGTAAGTCGGGTGCTGAAATGGTGCCCCTTTTGAACAGTGGTTCTGAAGGCATTCGTGAGCTGACTGAGATGTCAGAAAAACTCGGTTTGGTGATCGAGGACGATGTAGGCGCGAAGGCTGGTCAGTTCAATGACACGTTGGAGCTGCTGCAGCTTGGCGTACAAGGTGTTGGAACGCGAGTAGCAGGGCAGTTGCTGCCCACCTTGAATAACCTCACTGGCTCGTTTCTTGAAACGATGACCCAAGGCGAGCGCCTTGCCCGTGTATCCGACATCATTGCATCAGCAATGAAGGGGTTGTATTCCATCGGCATCGGTGTCGTTGAGGTATTCAACACCGTTGGGAAAACATTGGCTGCCGCGCTGGCGCAGGCTATGGCTGTCTTGAAAGGCAATTTCGGCGAAGCTGGTCGAATTGGAGCGGCGTGGCGTGAGGATGTCACGTCCGGATGGCAGGCCTCTGGCGCAGCGATTTCTGCAGCCTGGAGCGAGGAGAGCAATGCTACGGTCGCCGCTGCTGCAAATATCGTCAAGACCAATCGTGACTTGCTCGGAGAGCAGAAGGCCCGTGAAGAAGCGGCAAAGAAGTCCTCTGACGCAAGCGCCAAGGCTGCAGCGGAGCACGCAAAGGCGGTTGCGGATGCAGTCAAACAAATGGATGGACTGCTTGCGGAGGGCGGTGGTCTCTCGAAGGATTTTCAGAAATCTTGGGATGCGTTGAACCTGGCCTACAAAGAAGGTGGGAAGTCTCTGGAGGATTTGCAGAAGGCCCAAAAGGTGCTGCTCGACCAACAGCCCGCCATGAAGAAGGCTGCTGAGGAAGAAACAGCTGCATGGAAGGCCTATCGAGACGAGCGAGCCAAGGTTGCAGAAGAGATCCACAAGTCCGCTGAAGAACTCGAAAAGGGGAACAAAGATCTCAACGACGAAATTGAACTGATTGGCAAGTCCAAGAAAGAGCAAGAGGTAATTCTTCGACTGCGTCGTGAAGCACTGATTCTCAAGAAGCAAGAGGAGGCCCAGGCACTTGAGAGCCAACCTGCATTGAAGATCCACGATGAGATGCGCCTCGTGGCGTTGAAGGATGAGATTGAACAGCTCCAAAAGCGTAACGAACTGATGGGGATGAAGGATGTGGCGGAGCAGTCTGCCGCAGTGCAGGAAAAAATCCGCGCCGACACGTCGCAGACCCTCCAGCAGATCGAGGACTGGTTTACATCTTCGTTCTTGGACATGATCAACAACGGAAAAGACGGTTGGAAGGCGATGTGTCAGTCGCTCAAAAACTCCTTCCTCACGCTGGTTGCAAAAGAGATCTACGCGGCGCTCGCCAAACCATTTGTGGTGCAGTTGGTCGGAAGCTTACTTGGCGTCAGTGGCGGCAACGGTTTGATGGGCATGCTTGGCGGCGGGTCTGGCGGCACGGGCAGCAATCTGCTGAGCACTGGCAGCAATCTGTACAGCGCATATAACACCGGGTCGTCGCTTTACACGGTGGGTTCGCAATATTTTGCAGGGTCAATGTCGGCTGCAAATGCAGGCGGGACGTTGTTTGCCAATTCAGTTGGCGGCGGCCTGGACGCGCTGCTGGCAACCAACAGTGCTTACGGAACGGCTGCAGGAAGCTCGATGAGCATGGGCGCGTTCAGTGGTGCTGGCATTGGTGCTGCCATCGTGATGGCTGCCGCGTACCTCGGCGGGATGTTCAAGAGCGAGAAGCAAGTCGCAGCGGGCCTCACTGGCGAACTGGGCGGCGATGTCTACGGATACCAACTCATGCGAGAAGGTGGCAGCCTTTTCAGCGGGCCTTCGTACAAGTACATCATCGCCGAGAAAGAGTTGGAAAAAGCTCGCGCCGAAATTGAGGAGCTCAAGAAAAACCCAGAGCTGGAAACGGATGGAAATCTCACCTACCGCATGAAGTATCTGCGCGAGCGGGTGGAAATGCTGGAAGGCAAGTACGGTTCATCCATCGCTGCGTCTCAGGGTCCTATCGACATCTTGCAGCAGAGCTATTCGGCCATCCGTGAATCGGTAGCGTTGCAGGCAGACTCCCTTGGGCTTGATGGCGACGCCGTGCGGAAAATGAAGACGGCGCTGGGTCTGGATGAAATCCATCCAGATACGGGCGGCTTGGGCATTGAGCTTTCCGGACTATCCGAAGAAGAAGCCGCCGAAAAAGTCAAGGCAGTATTGGAGAAGGCCAACGAAGACTTGGCGCGCTCGGTGCTCGGATCGATGCAGGAAGTGACGCGGGAAGTTACGCGAACCTATGCAGAGGTCGTTCCTGTCCACGACGAAGACGGCAACGTCTACGAAAACCGGATCTGGCACGACGTCACCGAAACCGTCACGACGATGGAATGGGTGATGAGCGAGTACGTCCGTGAGGGCGAGACGGCTGTTGCGGCGCTCAATCGCATCTCCGGTAGTCTGGTCGGCGTGAACCAAGTTTTTGAATTGCTGGGCGCGGATTTGCTGTCTGCGTCGCTTGCAAGCGGGGACTGGGCCAGCAAGCTGATTGAGGCCATGGGCGGGATTGAAAACCTCAACACAGCGGCAGCCAGCTACTACGACCGCTACTATTCCGATGATGAAAAGCGTGCGCGACAGATATCAACAGCGAATGCCGGAATGGAGAGCTTGGGTCTCGATCTTCGGGTCGAGGATGACGACGCGATGCAGAAGTATCGCGATCTGGTCGATGGAGCCATCGCGGCGAAAGACGAGGTGTTGCTTGCTGCGCTGCTGAAATTTGCCGAGCAGTTTGGGTTAGGCGTCGATGCTGTCGTCGCTGCTACTCAGGCGCACTTGGATGAGCTGGCCGCAGCGAAAGAGGCGGCTGATGCGGCAAGGGAAAACGCGCTGTCGTCTATGGGTCTTTCGATTGATTCTCTCGTCGATGGGTTCATCGGGGAGATCAACGAAGGGCGCGGAGCGCAGGCGGGCGCTTGGCTTGCTGATCAGATCGCAGTCGGGTTCGAGCAGGCGATCTATGGGCAAGCTGTCGGGATCATCATGACGTCGATCATCGACGGCGTGATCACCCCGGTAGTTACTGCAGCGATGACAGGTTCGTCTGTTTCTGCTGCAGTGTCCAACGCTGCCATCGACAACATGATCGCGAACGCTACTGCCGCTGCTGCTGCTCTTGGCGCGTTGCTCAGCAGCCCGGAATTCAAGGGGGCAATGGAGGAGGTCAAAAAGGTCGTCACGAACCTCGGCAACTCCATCGGCGCAACCATTCCGGCGATGAGCACCTACAAGAGTGCGGTGGTCAGTTCAGCGCCTGCGTACACCAACACAGCCAGTGCCGTCGATTCGGCGGCCAGTGCCGCGCAAAAGCTTGCGGAGACGATGAAAACTCTCGGCGATTCCATCGTCGAAGAGATCAAGCGCATCCGTGGGCTGGTTGTGGGCGATGGCGCTGATGGGTTCGCGTTGGCGCAGTCGAACTTTGCAATTGCAACGGCGCAGGCACGGGCCGGTGATGAGGACGCGGCCAAGGCTCTGCCCGGCCTGTCTCGTGATCTGCTGGAGCTGGCAAAGAGCAACGTGCGCACCAGCTCCGATCTGAAGTATTACCAAGCGCAGACAGCCGCAAGCCTGCAGGCCACGGTCGAGGCGATGGCGGTTCAGTTTGGATTTCAGGTTCCTGCATTCGCAGATGGCGGCTTCCACGCGGGTGGCTGGGCGCTGGTCGGTGAGCGTGGGCCTGAGCTTGCGTACATGCCTCCGTCGCACGTCTACACAGCGCCTCAAACGCGTGAGCTGATGAGCAGCGGTGGTGGCGGCAGCGACGGATGGCAGTACCTGGCTTCGGAGCTGGCGCAGACCAATGAGCGCTTGCGCAACGTGGAGCGCCACGTCCGCCGGTCTGCGGATGCAGCGGAGGACAGCCAGCGCAACGGCATGCCGGTGGTGAACATGGACAAATCGAAGCTGAAAGTTGAGGTTGCGGCATGAGTGCCTATGTGATTCCACCTGTCAACGCCGAAGCCATGGCCACCACTGGTGCACGCTTCGGCATAGCGGACTGGCAGTTGCTCTACAGCAGCGTGCCGGAGACACCACCAGCGGCATACAACGCTGCGACGTCCTATGCAGCAAATGCAGAGATTGCAAGCGGTGCGGCTGGTGGTGTCGTTACCGTCTGGCGAAGCAAGCAGGCGGCGAACTTGGGTAAGCCTCTGGTGGCGGGAGATTGGTGGGAATACCGGGGCGACACATACGCGCTCTGGAATGCCGCCACGAACTATGCAGCCGGGGCGATGGTGCTTCGCGTGGAGACGCACAGCATCTACAAGCGTGTCACGGCGGGCACCACGGCTCAAGCGCCTGAGCTGGACACCACGGGCGTCAATTGGGTCCGTGTCGCTACGTCAAATCGCTGGGCCATGTTTGACATGCGGTCATCGCAGGTCACGTTGGC
This genomic stretch from Diaphorobacter sp. HDW4B harbors:
- a CDS encoding HK97-gp10 family putative phage morphogenesis protein, with amino-acid sequence MSIKVKGLKELAQVMHELPDKLANNVMRSAMATGARVVRDEAKRNVPVDQGALKKSFDVSSRVDKANGIVTAKVKATNFKAVWIEYGTAAHWISIDPAERPTKVTRRGIRKVGMKTLNNMAKAGSLRIGEHFIGASVAHPGGRAQPYMRPALDSKAQEAVAAVGNYMKKRLTTKHGLDTSGIDVEAEEE
- a CDS encoding DUF3168 domain-containing protein — protein: MSAPNAPKVIMALLKVDAALVALLPVECMFFGDIPQTASFPALACTNISDVDEHAISGNVMLQTARVQVTVAAKDYPTKERLIGAVRGACDNKRGLIAGITVRNVRSDGIGPDLDNKDAGIFGRTIDFLVTSRPAN
- a CDS encoding phage tail tube protein translates to MSGVETVAGTDISISASIPATFTAAGYTALVDWAEIGEITDGGSHGRKYNEVTHTPIKRRGTQKFKGSFNEGNKTLQLAIDDADPGQEILKIALDSDEDFSFKVTYQGGAIDYFQAKVMSFEKAAAGVDSILSATVELSLTTSKAGVGIIEVPAP